A region of Toxorhynchites rutilus septentrionalis strain SRP chromosome 1, ASM2978413v1, whole genome shotgun sequence DNA encodes the following proteins:
- the LOC129762653 gene encoding uncharacterized protein LOC129762653, with protein MSKPSKSKSTNKDQYSRLVDLLEEQPDIAKGFAKCNASPYWNSVAAELNSLGPPTKDSTAWKKVWFDWKSNTKRKLAHNRREQFATGGGPSKFIELTALEERVVVLAGLAPAVEGIADTCSFGLEPSANQSIHDSGESASIEDNRIPEDRANENNETHTSKKRRTSMHTLLETQVQNQATFHDSVTNILKCFEKKTADLVHYNRQISKQLENINETINNVLMENQRHNLELERINLEKLKIKKRILEMELSRLQ; from the exons AT GTCGAAACCATCGAAATCCAAAAGCACAAACAAGGATCAATACAGCCGACTGGTTGATCTCTTGGAAGAGCAGCCGGATATCGCGAAGGGTTTCGCGAAATGCAATGCTTCTCCCTACTGGAATTCTGTGGCAGCCGAGTTGAACAGTCTTGGGCCACCAACTAAAGATTCAACTGCGTGGAAAAAG GTCTGGTTCGATTGGAAATCGAACACGAAACGCAAGCTAGCCCACAACCGTCGCGAGCAATTTGCTACAGGTGGGGGTCCTAGTAAGTTTATTGAACTTACTGCGCTGGAGGAACGAGTTGTTGTTCTTGCAGGACTTGCTCCAGCAGTTGAGGGCATAGCCGACACTTGCAGTTTCGGGCTAGAACCTAGCGCAAATCAATCAATTCATGACAGTGGGGAATCTGCGTCGATTGAAGATAATCGAATTCCGGAGGATAGAGCTAATGAGAATAATGAGACGCATACATCGAAGAAGAGGAGGACATCAATGCACACATTGCTGGAGACACAAGTGCAAAACCAAGCAACGTTTCATGACTCGGTCACCAATATTCTaaaatgctttgaaaaaaaaactgctgaTTTGGTTCATTATAACAGACAGATTTCGAAACAGTTAGAGAACATAAACGAAACTATCAACAATGTGCTGATGGAAAATCAGAGGCACAATCTGGAATTAGAGAGAATTAATctggaaaaactgaaaattaaaaaaaggattCTTGAGATGGAATTAAGCCGTCTACAATAG
- the LOC129762644 gene encoding zinc finger protein 283-like, with translation MENEEPIEHQNIGEYCRLCLDWIDDKHQFIDIASFNDDLNSTLADKIRDCVGLYINPDDIACRICSNCEQTIRLIDEFRILCHQSANLFESTQFRYSDAKKWECYNKHITELRVLVWEQRDRVDNILKETTLKHWAEAPVGIVDDILPPEFIKVEEEVEPLAIELDGDPNESISVTTEISDNGQSRTIKDRDSKYRLKLEIARELQTQTSKKPNVKAVSKKLNLELEDVRRWWREMQNYYRIYKKRAYAEHKLAVFRCRECPLFAAMDILIPKFYGDEPYREPQISNGKIDDENLISTDLKVALAEEIKKHPELWDLSLNCSTHSINTIWKEMTKKFSMDVRMLRKHWKRLRVQYRSYQLRRTQNPQMRKPTNEKYAYLMSILHEMCEDIKNTPSLVGSIEQHDVQKEEIEKVVEKGSGEGQFIQKKRQLPLSIPKEYDKCNETIYGDDRMDNSSNSKPTGDDTPKGKREAYVKRRYTGKRSFSDVGCIRTKVNGQMVYAKVCELCGKQVERSRFEVHMNMHNGLRPYLCSFEGCNRRYVSKTIRDRHEILYHGEDGYIFPCDQCDEKFKLKSVYEYHYALKHKNENVPCNICGKVFKHKSILRDHMRVHKTNYECHICGKILQKKYTLNGHMRTHTNEKPYPCGLCEQRFIWKVQMKNHMLKVHGVEFEEVQEAITTIKS, from the exons ATGGAAAACGAAG AACCCATAGAGCATCAAAATATTGGCGAGTATTGTCGCTTATGTCTTGATTGGATAGATGATAAACACCAATTCATCGATATTGCCAGCTTCAATGATGATTTGAATTCCACACTTGCTGACAAAATTCGCGATTGTGTAGGTTTGTACATCAATCCAGATGACATCGCTTGTAGAATTTGTTCGAACTGCGAACAGACGATTCGTTTGATAGACGAATTCCGGATCCTTTGTCACCAGTCCGCAAATCTTTTCGAATCGACACAGTTCCGCTATAGCGATGCCAAGAAATGGGAATGTTACAATAAACACATCACCGAATTAAGAGTGCTGGTTTGGGAACAACGAGACAGGGTTGATAACATACTGAAAGAGACCACACTTAAACATTGGGCTGAGGCTCCCGTTGGCATCGTTGACGACATACTTCCTCCCGAGTTTATAAAAGTGGAAGAGGAAGTTGAGCCACTTGCAATCGAACTGGATGGGGACCCAAATGAGTCGATTTCAGTAACTACCGAGATTTCGGATAACGGTCAATCTCGTACTATTAAAGACAGAGATTCAAAATATCGATTGAAGCTGGAAATTGCACGGGAACTGCAAACCCAGACGTCAAAGAAACCTAATGTGAAAGCTGTTAGTAAAAAATTGAACCTAGAACTGGAAGATGTTAGACGTTGGTGGAGAGAAATGCAAAATTATTACAGAATATACAAGAAGCGTGCCTACGCAGAACACAAGCTTGCCGTTTTCCGTTGCCGCGAATGTCCATTATTCGCCGCGATGGATATTCTAATTCCGAAATTCTATGGAGATGAACCCTATAGAGAGCCACAAATCAGCAACGGAAAGATTGATGATGA AAACCTGATATCTACCGATCTAAAAGTGGCTCTCGCAGAGGAAATAAAAAAGCACCCTGAGTTGTGGGATTTGTCGCTTAATTG CTCCACGCACAGCATAAATACTATCTGGAAGGAGATGACCAAGAAGTTCTCTATGGACGTACGAATGCTGCGAAAACACTGGAAACGTTTGCGAGTACAATATCGCTCGTATCAATTACGCAGAACGCAAAATCCTCAGATGCGGAAACCCACAAATGAAAAGTATGCTTATTTGATGTCGATTTTACACGAAATGTGCGAGGACATAAAGAACACCCCATCTCTCGTGGGTTCCATTGAGCAGCACGATGTTCAGAAGGAGGAGATCGAAAAAGTTGTTGAGAAAGGAAGTGGAGAGGGCCAATTCATCCAAAAGAAGCGACAACTGCCGCTATCAATCCCCAAAGAGTATGACAAATGTAATGAAACAATATACGGGGACGATCGGATGGATAATTCTTCAAACTCAAAGCCAACAGGCGATGATACCCCGAAAGGCAAACGTGAGGCTTATGTCAAGAGGCGATACACTGGAAAACGTAGTTTCAGCGATGTTGGGTGTATAAGAACCAAAGTCAACGGACAAATGGTTTACGCGAAAGTATGTGAGCTATGCGGCAAACAGGTTGAAAGGTCCCGTTTTGAGGTCCACATGAACATGCACAATGGACTCCGGCCTTACCTGTGCTCTTTCGAAGGATGCAACAGACGGTATGTCAGTAAAACAATTCGCGACAGGCATGAGATATTGTATCATGGCGAGGACGGATACATATTTCCGTGCGATCAGTGCGACGAAAAGTTCAAGCTGAAATCCGTGTACGAGTATCACTACGCTCTGAAACATAAGAACGAGAACGTTCCTTGTAACATTTGCGGCAAAGTATTCAAGCACAAATCTATTCTCAGGGATCACATGCGTGTTCATAAGACCAATTATGAGTGTCATATCTGTGGTAAGATATTGCAGAAAAAGTACACTCTGAACGGCCATATGCGTACTCACACCAACGAAAAACCATACCCGTGCGGGCTCTGCGAGCAACGGTTCATATGGAAGGTCCAGATGAAGAACCATATGCTCAAGGTACACGGTGTCGAGTTTGAAGAGGTGCAAGAAGCGATAACGACGATAAAAAGTTAA
- the LOC129762650 gene encoding putative nuclease HARBI1, with translation MDTVMLGYVAMMEDNTPSLRMSRSNLRKKTNIMNLSTTQFKKNFRLNKTAFRYIVQEIKNEFPRQKKGGLSVTDKLAVCLRFFAEGSYQHGASKDYDVAIAQSTFSKVLDEMLIILERKICTKWINFEMTQQEMREAKRFFYEKSGIPGVIMCVDGTHVKIIPPIADRNLFYNRKGFYSLNTMIICDHTQRIRFVDASFQGSNHDSHIWSLSSARARLQEMHRNGDTNTKILGDAGYPSEPWLLTPYRAPELESPESEFNSKHVLARGIIERTIGVLKNRFRCILGARQLHYTPTKAAKIISVCCALHNICLYFKNDNDEVQSTE, from the exons ATGGATACTGTTATGCTGGGTTATGTCGCAATGATGGAAGACAACACCCCCTCTTTGAGAATGAGTAGAAGTAACCTTAGAAAGAAAACCAACATCATGAATTTATCAACAACACA attCAAGAAGAACTTTCgtttgaataaaacagcatttcgATACATTGTACAAGagataaaaaatgaatttccacGTCAAAAGAAAGGCGGTCTATCGGTGACTGATAAACTTGCTGTCTGCTTGCGTTTTTTCGCAGAAGGGAGCTATCAACATGGTGCTAGCAAGGACTACGATGTGGCTATAGCCCAGTCAACGTTTTCCAAAGTTCTCGACGAGATGTTGATTATTTTGGAAAGGAAGATTTGCACCAAATGGATAAATTTCGAAATGACACAACAAGAAATGAGGGAAGCAaagcgatttttttatgaaaaatcgggaATTCCGGGCGTTATTATGTGTGTAGATGGCACGCATGTTAAAATTATTCCGCCAATTGCAGACCGGAATCTATTTTATAATAGGAAAGGGTTCTATAGTCTGAATACTATGATA ATATGTGATCACACCCAACGTATTCGATTCGTTGATGCAAGCTTCCAGGGGTCTAATCACGACTCTCATATTTGGAGTTTGAGTTCAGCAAGAGCACGTTTACAGGAAATGCATAGGAATGGTGACACAAATACCAAAATTTTGG GTGATGCCGGTTATCCTTCCGAGCCGTGGTTGCTCACGCCTTATCGAGCTCCAGAACTAGAAAGTCCAGAAAGCGAATTTAACAGCAAGCATGTTTTAGCAAGGGGGATAATAGAGCGAACGATTGGAGttctaaaaaatcgatttcgatGTATCCTTGGTGCTCGTCAGCTCCATTATACGCCTACCAAAGCGGCAAAAATTATCAGTGTTTGCTGTGCCCTGCACAATATATGTTTATATTTTAAGAACGACAATGATGAGGTTCAGTCAACTGAATAG
- the LOC129762654 gene encoding uncharacterized protein LOC129762654 encodes MSKPSKSKSTNKDQYSRLVDLLEEQPDIAKGFAKCNASPYWNSVAAELNSLGPPTKDSTAWKKVWFDWKSNTKRKLAHNRREQFATGGGPSKFIELTALEERVVVLAGLAPAVEGIADTCSFGLEPSANQSIHDSGESASIEDNRIPEDRANENNETHTSKKRRTSMHTLLETQVQNQATFHDSVTNILKCFEKKTADLVHYNRQISKQLENINETINNVLMENQRHNLELERINLEKLKIKKRILEMELSRLQ; translated from the exons AT GTCGAAACCATCGAAATCCAAAAGCACAAACAAGGATCAATACAGCCGACTGGTTGATCTCTTGGAAGAGCAGCCGGATATCGCGAAGGGTTTCGCGAAATGCAATGCTTCTCCCTACTGGAATTCTGTGGCAGCCGAGTTGAACAGTCTTGGGCCACCAACTAAAGATTCAACTGCGTGGAAAAAG GTCTGGTTCGATTGGAAATCGAACACGAAACGCAAGCTAGCCCACAACCGTCGCGAGCAATTTGCTACAGGTGGGGGTCCTAGTAAGTTTATTGAACTTACTGCGCTGGAGGAACGAGTTGTTGTTCTTGCAGGACTTGCTCCAGCAGTTGAGGGCATAGCCGACACTTGCAGTTTCGGGCTAGAACCTAGCGCAAATCAATCAATTCATGACAGTGGGGAATCTGCGTCGATTGAAGATAATCGAATTCCGGAGGATAGAGCCAATGAGAATAATGAGACGCATACATCGAAGAAGAGGAGGACATCAATGCACACATTGCTGGAGACACAAGTGCAAAACCAAGCAACGTTTCATGACTCGGTCACCAATATTCTaaaatgctttgaaaaaaaaactgctgaTTTGGTTCATTATAACAGACAGATTTCGAAACAGTTAGAGAACATAAACGAAACTATCAACAATGTGCTGATGGAAAATCAGAGGCACAATCTGGAATTAGAGAGAATTAATctggaaaaactgaaaattaaaaaaaggattCTTGAGATGGAATTAAGCCGTCTACAATAG